gcaattgtctgttgttagcaacttaatactggagggggttcggatgataacctgaaagtggacttactaggcatagatgcatgctggatagcggtctatgtactttgtcgtaatgcccaattaaatctcacagtactcatcataatatgtatgtgcatggtcatgccctctttatttgtcaattgcccaactgtaatttgttcacccaacatgctgtttatcttatgggagagacacctctagtgaactgtggaccccggtccaattctctatactgaaatacaatctactgcaatactgttctactgttttctgcaaacaatcatcatccacactatacatctaatcctttgttacagcaagccggtgagattgacaacctcactgtttcgttggggcaaagtactttggttgtgttgtgcaggtttcacgttggcgccggaatctctggtgttgcgccgcactacatcccgccgccatcaaccttcaacgtgcttcttggctcctactggttcgataaaccttggtttcatactgagggaaaacttgccgctgtacgcatcacaccttcctcttggggttcccaactgacgcgtgttgtacgcgtatcactaacTCCCCGGAACCTGAAAACATTGTAGAGCCATCGGAGCTCGAGGCGGGGGGTCAACAAATAACTTGTCCCACACTTTCTTATTCCTTCTGCCTGGAGTTGGTACTGGGGGAGGCCGTTGGTACTGGGAGAGATAATCCCCACCGGATTGGTCTTTGTACGGGCAGTGTTGATTAATAAATGTAGTGAATAGAACTTTATCCCTGATTAGTGAGTTAAGCATCAAATATGTCGAGTTCCATCTAACAGGCATATCTTGATGAAAACTATGGCAAGGTTCATTTATAAGCGCGCAATACCTACCGTAATTAGCAAGACGTGGATTAGAAGCATTCAACCATCCCATTGCTGTGCGCAATTTATCAATGTGTGGTTCTAGATTCTTCAAAGCAGTTTTAGCAATAAGATTAATTATATAACAAGAACAGCGCTAGTGGAGTAAAAAAATTGATGCATACACCTCAAATAAAGGAGTGAGAATTTGCATTGCACTAGTATTTGATGAAGCATTATCCAAAGTTACTGCAAATATCTTTTCCGTAAGACCGAATTGATCAACAACTTTACATATAGCTTCAGCAATGTTCTCACCAGTATGTGCTACGTCAATTAATCCATATCCTATGACTCTTTTTTGCAGTTCCCAATTACGCTTAACATAATGCGCAACCACAGAAATATAATCTAGCTTAGCCCTACAATCCATATATCAGATGTTATAGAGACTGAAAAAGTTGATGAGCCTAACTCTTCTTTTATGGCTAGTAAACCCGCTTTAGCAACTGTTTTCATATTCCGACTAGTTGTTTGTCTAGACACCGTTTGAAAATCAGGGGTACGAGCAGTTCTAATATATTCGGCAAAAGCCGGAGATTCACCAAAACCTAACGGTAAATCATTTGAAGCAATTAAACATGCTAGAGCTTCTTTTTGGCGCTCTTGATCATAGACGAAAATACCTTTCGAGCCGTCGGGGTTGAACTTGATCCTGCTCTGGATCGCGGCGCTTTGTTCATCCTtcttggcgtgggtcttcatgtgCCTCGTCATGTGGCCGTTTCCTCCGCCCTTCTGCAGAGAAAATCTGCTAGTGCACCCCAGATGGAGGCACCTCGCCCTCATCTTCGTGGTACCATCGCCATCCACGAATTCTTCTTCCACATAGTGCTCCCAGATCACCGAGGTTTTTTTCCGCCTTTTGGGGCCTAGGGTGCTGGAAGTGCCGGTGGAATTGGATGAACTATTTTCGGATAGTGTGTGATAGTCGTTGTTGAGGTAGGGAGAACATGGGGTTTCAACCCCGAATGTATCCATGGGAAAGAGAAAACGGTTTGGATCGTCCATGTTTGAGGCTTTGAGTGTGGAAATGAGAGGGATGTTTGAGTGTGGAAATTGAGAGGGGTATGTTGCCCTTTTTATACTGAAAAATGATCAAATTTGGACCAAAAATACCCCTCCAACGCACAAAAAATTCGAAACCTACACTAAAAAGGACCAAAAAcaccccaaaccctaaccctaagcctGCATGGGCATGGCTCGATACCCTGCATCATCCTCGCGCGCGCGCAGCGAGCGCTAGAGCGAGACACTCCCTCCGTGAGTCCGTGACTCCTCCCGATTCCCTCCCGTACAGCCCAGACGGCAGCAGAGCGCAGAGTCGCAGATGCTCCTCCGTCcggcaaaacctatacaccgaccaggtcggtggctaccggccaccgcacaccccctggtcgggtatgggccgGGCCCATTTAGGTCTGTTTAGGCTGTGCAGTTCGTTTtttgctttttcttttttttctggtttctttttctgttttcttttcttttttctgttttcggtttttgttatattttttcagattcgaaaattttattttttaaaaattgttcaaattgagaaaatgtttaaattaaaaaatgttcaaatttgaaaatcgttcaaatctgaaaaccgttcaaatttgaaaaccgttcaaatttgaatttttgaaaaatgttcaaactttgaaactgttcaaattttaaaattgttcaaacttTGAAATTGTTCAGTTAAAAATGTTCAATTTCAAAAAATGTTCaactttaaaaaatgttcaaattttaaaattgttcaaatttaaaactgttcaaattctaaaatttgttcagttttgaaaatgttcaaattttacgGAATATTATATCTCAAAAAATAGTTTTGTGTTTCCAAAAAAATTGTTAGATTTTAAAAACGGAAATATAAACAGAAAAGATAAAACagcaaaaaggaaagaaaaaggaaaaaaagcttACCTGTTGGGATGGGCCGCGGCCCACTGAACAGCCCCGAGTTGCGGGGGGTGTGCGGTGCAcagaccgaccaggtcggtgtatagCTGCTCCCCCTCCGTCCTCCCGATTCCCTCCCGTAGGCGTGCCTGGCGGGCTTTTCGCGTGCCACCGCAGGCCGGCGCCTAAACGGGCCGTGCCGGGCTAGCCCGCGTGCTTGAGGCTGCGGCCCAGACACGGCACAGGCGTGCCGCGGGCCAGCATGGGCCCATTTTGCCACGTGCCGTGCTGGGCCCGTGACGGGCTGAAATCGTGTGCTCGCGGGCTGGCACGTGACAGCCCGGCCCGTTGGCCAGGTATGTCAATTAAAGCGGTCTGCCCACGCCGCGCTGAAAGGACAGAGGACCAGGATGAAGCGTGGTGGACTGCAGGGAGCTGCAGATTATGAATGCATGTCCGAGTAGGCGTGCTGGCGCCATTGCGAACTACGTGCAACTGGACGCCAAGACCTATGTTCTTTCGAGGAGATTACAGTGTCTTCTTCATTTGGCCCTCTGAAGTAGTATTTACCAAATTTTCGCACCACGGCTCGGGAAAACTTGTATATGCACTCGGTGGCAGTAGACTCCttgtgcgaaggtagtcgtcatgTGTATCGGCATGTGTTCTTTATGCAAGTATTCTCATGGCGATgatgcacttctgaatcgacgagaatcCGGCAATCCATTAGCGCCGGGATTAATGCACAAACTTCTTCGATAAATCAGCAAATCAAGCAAAGCATTTAGAAATATTGTTGAATCCCAATAACCTAACAAGATCTGACATTTCCCTGCCTAGAAAAACCCCAACACTCAGCCAACAATTCAGAGATACCGGACCTTTTATGTTTTAATAAAGTGAGGCTATGGGGCTCCCCCACAGTAGAAAGTTTCAGTAAAAACAATTTAGAGATACTATAAGGCACATGCAGCACAAGCTTAATCAAATTGTGCTCTCGTCTGAAATATTTATCTCTACTCACACGAACATTGCATGAGAACGGAATATGGATGagggctaagagcatctctattGGCGCTCCTCAATACACTAGTAACCCAAAAAAAAATTtaacatgcaaataaaattaaaTTGCGGAATTTAATTTAAATTTACATAAAATTTAATAAAATTTAAATACAAACTAGACTTAAATCTATGCCAGCAGGCATGCCTCGTGATCGTTCTTCCCCTTCACCGCATGCATCCATGTCCACCTCTCCGTCTTTGCTTCACACATCTGACGGTTGCTAAAGACACTAAAGCTTAGGGCAAAGCTGCCCCCTAAGAGTCACCTATCACTTGCGAGACACCTCGTTTTCGATGAACCTCACTTGCTCGCGGGCGTCCACCTCACCTGGCGCTGAGCGTTGAGTTCTAGCAGTTTCTATCACGCGGCCGCCATGAGAAAACGACCCGCCTCCTTCGTGATCGCCCACTGGCGTGAAATCTCGACCGCGTGCTTGAAGTTAGCGTCGCTGATGAACTCGCATTCTTCCTCCTTCAACCTACAGAAGCGCACGTTGAAGGAGACCAGGAACACAGCTTGCTCCCACTCACCGTGGGCCTGCTGCTCGCCCACTGCGCCACCACCTCAACTTCTACGTCTGCTATGAACGGCTCGTCCCGAAGTCATCAGAGTTGAAGTCGAACTTCGCGCAAATAGCTCAGGTTGTGGAGAGGAGGATGCACAGCAGCGACTACGCGTGGATAACTGCTGGCTTCATCGACAACCAGCCGCACAGCATACAACACACATTTATGATGCCGCCGGCCATTGAGTCGCTTTCAAGACAGCTCCACACGCCTCAACAAAACGTGGCGCGTCCTTTTGGAGCCCGTTGCGTTCTAACGACTACGAGCGCATAGATGCGAGCTAGCTGTCAGGAGTGCCTGGTACCCAGGCCACCATCTACAACAAGTGGCAAATCAGCaaaagcagcagcaacagcacggTCATTTGGGATAAGTCAGCCAAAACACAAAATTTGGCGTCACATTTCCCAAAAGTTCGTGTTCATCCCAGGGCACCAGTATTTCATCCAAAGTATTCCAGAAAGCAACATATAGATTCAGCCACAGGAACAAGTACTGACCAAACAGAGATAAAGAAGTTTTATAGCAGAACATCGAAAGCAAGAAACGACTTAAACCAGAAGTGACAAAGGCATGATACCAATTGAAACAGATCTACACAACTCATGGGCATGCCATCagaatataaacaaagaactccaCAGGGTTCAAACATCAGCAGACTAAGTTTTCAAGTTCCCTAACAAACCCTTGGGCTGGTAGAAGTAGATCGAAACAAAATGGATAGTGGTTTCACTATGAGTTCTCTTCACCTACTTCCAGAAGTATGACCACCAAGGTTTCTTGACAGCAGCAACATCCTTTCCCTCCCCAGCCTCAGCATCCTGCTTGGGCTTAGCAGCAGCATCCTGCTTGCGCTTAGCCTCAGCTTGAACCTcctgcttgcgcaatgcttcagcTTCCCGCTGGCGCAAAGCATCAGCCTCCTTCTGGCGCAAAGCCTCGGCCTTTGCAACCTTGCCTGCCCTGAAATCCACAAGCTCTTTCTTGTATTCTGCCTTGTTTCCGTCATGCTTCATCTCTGCATACTCTAAGACTTCACGTACTTCCACCCCTGACGTGTACCACACGATGACACCAAACACAATCGGGTAATACTTCTTACCAACAAAGTAGCTGTTATGGAACTGTCGAGCAATGGTTATAAAATGATCAGTCGGCTTCCTGGACTTTGCATACGAAACAATCTTGAATTTGGAGTAATGAAACAACTGACAAGAGATTTTGTTTGACTTGGTTTGAAACTTTTCCTTCCCTGCAAAAGTGGACAAAGAATGCCTTGTGATCAGAGGAAATGAAAGTAGCGGAACAAAACAAAACTTTGTTCCTGTGAATGGATAAACCTTTTACATGAAGAACATGAGCATAAAGCACAAACATGCATCCCTAAAGCTACATCTCAGACAACGAAAACTGAAAAACAAAAATAATAACATATACCACTATCACAATAAACTAGAGCTACCTCACAGCCAAACGAGCACTAACAGCAGAGATAAAGTGAACAAATAGGCATTCAAAACACAAAATAACAGTAAACGACGGGGGCACTGAAGAACTCACCAGCCTCAGAAGGTTTGCCTCCATCATTCGAGACCTCAGGTTTCTCAACCTTCGTAGCCTTTGCAGCATTAGAAACCAGCTCTTTAACCATTTCAAGGACCTGGTCCACCTTCTTATCATCAGCTTTCTGCTTCTCAAACAACAAACTTCTCTCGATCAACTCGTGCTTCCCTTTCTCAAGCTCTGCTCGACTATCATCAACAGAACTCTTCAACGCAGCGTTGACACGGGATTGTGCTTCCACGTTATGCTGCCAAATATCAAGATGGATGGAACGAGCAGACAGAACAAAGAGCTTCTTCTGCAACTGGAACTGTAGTTCCTGGAATGTCTTCTTTTCCTCTTCAGTTGGTATTTTTGCAGTTCCATTGCCTCCCAGACCATCCACGTTAGGACAAGGGGTACCTATCAAACAGAAAATGAGAATGCACAGATATTAGATTTGTTATTACTCAAAAATCGAACATAATAAAACTGAGCTACTTAGACTGGTCTGTTGCAGCCAAAAGATAAAATTCTGGCCAAAATTTATACAACAAGAGCATAACTTGGCAGCATAATTGATGCACCATGCCTTTGCACATGGTAAACTACTAGCCAAAGTGTCTCCACGGTCCTAGGAAATTACATGCAGTTAATTAACAATCCCATTTATTCTCAGATTAGTTATTCCGTCAAACGATAGAAAATCAAACATAATACACTGCTACTTGATAAACAAACCACGCTAGCAAAATAACAATCCAATTAGAGTTCTGGGAAACATTATCCAGGGACCAAGCCTTTGAACAAGGTAAAACCATCAGCCTAATTGCCTCCATGCTCTTATACAAAAAAGAGTTCATGATAAAAAAAGTTGATGTAGTTTGCCTTCCAATCCCATTAATTATTTAGTCAGATTCATTA
This Lolium perenne isolate Kyuss_39 chromosome 1, Kyuss_2.0, whole genome shotgun sequence DNA region includes the following protein-coding sequences:
- the LOC127327919 gene encoding uncharacterized protein, coding for MSSLFHLLRSKGFVAVVLPLSSAIASAPDGSPPHSQFTPKQIDDLLASFCASVGRKDGGSGSRAFLIAGSNAAARDAGAEDSAGGMRVYMLSGCAAAGSAAPKSEHFDLFMDNLMVSPLRCPGGTPCPNVDGLGGNGTAKIPTEEEKKTFQELQFQLQKKLFVLSARSIHLDIWQHNVEAQSRVNAALKSSVDDSRAELEKGKHELIERSLLFEKQKADDKKVDQVLEMVKELVSNAAKATKVEKPEVSNDGGKPSEAGKEKFQTKSNKISCQLFHYSKFKIVSYAKSRKPTDHFITIARQFHNSYFVGKKYYPIVFGVIVWYTSGVEVREVLEYAEMKHDGNKAEYKKELVDFRAGKVAKAEALRQKEADALRQREAEALRKQEVQAEAKRKQDAAAKPKQDAEAGEGKDVAAVKKPWWSYFWK